From Linepithema humile isolate Giens D197 chromosome 8, Lhum_UNIL_v1.0, whole genome shotgun sequence, one genomic window encodes:
- the LOC105674281 gene encoding thyrotropin-releasing hormone-degrading ectoenzyme-like isoform X2: MIFQKPLTNGEIMLIITIALCTAVDPELETVIHLPHSIPLIPLHYNAKIKFSYETNDIIGECNITIYINRQTENISMHPVTFAIFKIYLYKDFDSEKIYIPNYSFIHKRNMLTIDFTNMPELPKFLTPGRYTLIMAYMRHINNDKIYISAFSYSKEIPDNILNATGVDVMTAQQLFPCWDKIAFNATYKISIKHHKNYTALSNMPIQATENDKFEYDMMWTHFEKSSSIFIEHVKVVITSFTRIHTSVANVTFWARKNIRGYLHLAECIAQQVLYFLKCKSSIDKSPKIDYVAFWDGQHNTTETWGLILQREADIIHDENSDPIGYKLKVSYLITYQIVSLWYSDVLLWSKTGFIRWLATYILYQITSEYNIMNLFIVETQRESFLFDTPSNTNKKNSFSYLVDHLKSSNIWHILHQLTADVFWTAICTYVNSTQYNQTNNLWNIIQIVLRTYPDNSSKLFIKKLISNWTTRKYYYPVLYVTRRYVDNEIIFEYRSNDFIDEDTEHLSAFVTYTTKSIMNFEDINENNSLSIAPQDIKPLWKQFDKDDWIIVNLQKIGYYRVNYNHKNWVKLAQYMNSTKYIDIHVLNRAQIIDDAFHFLIHKQLDYVTFWDISAFLSRETNYVEKMEKLLSGVLYKIGYNAKRNKKDFSERLRAEAIKWACIIANKECREVANMQMTKDLYSESGIFVTQSEWKAWMYCNGLVSANSTIWYDVWDKWATTPNNINFLEYLSCSEDPVVISDYLQLNLIDSFLLQHNNTRAHIILFIVARHASNDTVCDFILQNLKNNTFMFTSNTQADQIATLIVIITHQHVKQLNKVLEFTKVNLKEKRLVDAVDAKIKRRKSEYARKSSNYGVLGLFRLR, translated from the exons atgatatttcaaaaacCTTTAACAAATGGCGAAATAATGTTAATCATTACAATAGCACTTTGCACTGCTGTCGATCCCGAGCTTGAGACTGTAATTCATTTACCGCATTCTATACCATTAATACCATTGCATTATAAtgccaaaataaaatttagttacgaaacaaatgacattattggtgaatgtaatataactatatatattaatcgtCAAACGGAAAATATATCTATGCATCCAGTGACCTTcgctatatttaaaatttatttgtataaagaCTTTGAtagtgaaaaaatttatattccaaattattcatttattcataaacGGAACATGCTTACGATTGATTTTACCAATATGCCAGAATTAccaaaatttttaacaccTGGAAGGTATACTCTAATAATGGCGTATATGCGTCACATAAATAATGACAAGATATACATCTCTGCATTTTCATACTCTAAGGAAATTCCGGATAATAT ATTAAATGCGACAGGTGTTGATGTAATGACTGCTCAACAACTATTCCCATGCTGGGACAAGATAGCATTTAATGCCACctataaaatttccattaagcatcataaaaattacacagcTTTGTCAAATATGCCTATACAAGCAACAGAAAATGACAAATTTGAATATGACATGATGTGGacacattttgaaaaatcatcttcaatatttatcgaaCATGTAAAGGTTGTAATAACTTCATTCACTAGAATTCATACTTCGGTTGCAAACGTCACATTTTGGGCTAGAAAAAACATTAGAGGCTATTTACATTTAGCGGAATGTATTGCCCAACAAGTACTATACtttttgaaatgtaaaagtagTATAGACAAATCACCAAAAATAGACTATGTTGCATTCTGGGATGGTCAACACAATACCACTGAGACATGGGGACTAATTTTACAAAG AGAAGCTGATATTATTCATGACGAAAACTCAGATCCCATTGGGTATAAATTGAAAGTGTCATACTTAATAACATATCAAATAGTATCTCTTTGGTATAGTGATGTGTTGCTGTGGTCGAAAACAGGTTTTATTAGATGGCTTGctacgtatattttatatcag attacttcggaatataacataatgaatttatttatcgttgAAACACAACGGGAATCTTTTCTCTTTGATACTCCTtctaatacaaataaaaagaattcatTTAGTTATCTTGTAGATCATCTAAAAT cATCCAATATATGGCACATATTACATCAGTTGACTGCTGATGTGTTTTGGACTGCTATCTGCACATATGTTAATAGCACACa ATATAATCAAACAAATAACTTATGGAACAttatacaaattgttttacGTACGTATCCAGATAACTcaagcaaattatttataaaaaaacttatttctaATTGGACaactagaaaatattattatcctGTACTGTACGTGACCCGAAGATATGTCGATAACgagataatatttgaatatcgtAGTAACGATTTTATTGACGAGGATACAGAACATCTCTCAGCATTTGTGACATATACGACAAAATCAATCATGAACTTTGAAgacattaatgaaaataattccttATCGATAGCACCACAAGACATCAAACCATTATGGAAACAGTTTGATAAAGATGATTGGATTATAgtcaatttacaaaaaatag GATATTATCGTGTTAactataatcataaaaattggGTTAAACTTGCGCAATACATGAATTCTACGAAATATATCGACATACATGTTCTCAATCGAGCCCAAATCATAGATGATGCGTTTCACTTCCTCATACATAAACAACTTGATTATGTTACGTTTTGGGACATTTCTGCATTTTTGTCACGAGAAACGAATTATGTG gaaaagatggaaaaattattgagTGGAGTTCTGTATAAGATAGGATACAATGCAAAACGAAACAAAAAGGATTTTTCTGAACGTTTAAGAGCGGAAGCCATAAAATGGGCATGTATTATTGCTAACAAAGAATGCAGAGAAGTAGCCAATATGCAAATGACAAAAGATCTATATTCTGAAAGTGGCAT TTTTGTAACGCAATCAGAATGGAAAGCATGGATGTATTGTAATGGTTTGGTGTCAGCGAACAGCACCATTTGGTATGACGTATGGGACAAATGGGCAACAACacctaataatataaattttttagaatatttaagtTGCAGTGAAGATCCTGTAGTCATTTCTGATTATTTGCAGCTGAATTTGATCGatagttttttattacaacacaACAATACACGTGCTcacataattctttttatcgtTGCGCGGCATGCAAGCAACGATACAGTTTgcgattttatattgcaaaatctcaaaaataatacatttatgttTACTTCCaacac GCAAGCCGACCAAATTGCAACATTAATTGTCATTATTACGCATCAACATGTAAAGCAATTGAAtaag gTACTTGAATTTACAAAAgttaatttgaaagaaaagcGACTAGTTGATGCTGTtgacgcaaaaattaaaagacgaAAATCAGAGTACGCAAGAAAAAGCAGTAATTATGGGGTCCTCGGTCTATTTCGGCttagataa
- the LOC105674281 gene encoding thyrotropin-releasing hormone-degrading ectoenzyme-like isoform X3: MIFQKPLTNGEIMLIITIALCTAVDPELETVIHLPHSIPLIPLHYNAKIKFSYETNDIIGECNITIYINRQTENISMHPVTFAIFKIYLYKDFDSEKIYIPNYSFIHKRNMLTIDFTNMPELPKFLTPGRYTLIMAYMRHINNDKIYISAFSYSKEIPDNILNATGVDVMTAQQLFPCWDKIAFNATYKISIKHHKNYTALSNMPIQATENDKFEYDMMWTHFEKSSSIFIEHVKVVITSFTRIHTSVANVTFWARKNIRGYLHLAECIAQQVLYFLKCKSSIDKSPKIDYVAFWDGQHNTTETWGLILQREADIIHDENSDPIGYKLKVSYLITYQIVSLWYSDVLLWSKTGFIRWLATYILYQITSEYNIMNLFIVETQRESFLFDTPSNTNKKNSFSYLVDHLKSSNIWHILHQLTADVFWTAICTYVNSTQYNQTNNLWNIIQIVLRTYPDNSSKLFIKKLISNWTTRKYYYPVLYVTRRYVDNEIIFEYRSNDFIDEDTEHLSAFVTYTTKSIMNFEDINENNSLSIAPQDIKPLWKQFDKDDWIIVNLQKIGYYRVNYNHKNWVKLAQYMNSTKYIDIHVLNRAQIIDDAFHFLIHKQLDYVTFWDISAFLSRETNYVVWYPMFKAFEQMTVMISIKDADNVMEKMEKLLSGVLYKIGYNAKRNKKDFSERLRAEAIKWACIIANKECREVANMQMTKDLYSESGMQADQIATLIVIITHQHVKQLNKVLEFTKVNLKEKRLVDAVDAKIKRRKSEYARKSSNYGVLGLFRLR, from the exons atgatatttcaaaaacCTTTAACAAATGGCGAAATAATGTTAATCATTACAATAGCACTTTGCACTGCTGTCGATCCCGAGCTTGAGACTGTAATTCATTTACCGCATTCTATACCATTAATACCATTGCATTATAAtgccaaaataaaatttagttacgaaacaaatgacattattggtgaatgtaatataactatatatattaatcgtCAAACGGAAAATATATCTATGCATCCAGTGACCTTcgctatatttaaaatttatttgtataaagaCTTTGAtagtgaaaaaatttatattccaaattattcatttattcataaacGGAACATGCTTACGATTGATTTTACCAATATGCCAGAATTAccaaaatttttaacaccTGGAAGGTATACTCTAATAATGGCGTATATGCGTCACATAAATAATGACAAGATATACATCTCTGCATTTTCATACTCTAAGGAAATTCCGGATAATAT ATTAAATGCGACAGGTGTTGATGTAATGACTGCTCAACAACTATTCCCATGCTGGGACAAGATAGCATTTAATGCCACctataaaatttccattaagcatcataaaaattacacagcTTTGTCAAATATGCCTATACAAGCAACAGAAAATGACAAATTTGAATATGACATGATGTGGacacattttgaaaaatcatcttcaatatttatcgaaCATGTAAAGGTTGTAATAACTTCATTCACTAGAATTCATACTTCGGTTGCAAACGTCACATTTTGGGCTAGAAAAAACATTAGAGGCTATTTACATTTAGCGGAATGTATTGCCCAACAAGTACTATACtttttgaaatgtaaaagtagTATAGACAAATCACCAAAAATAGACTATGTTGCATTCTGGGATGGTCAACACAATACCACTGAGACATGGGGACTAATTTTACAAAG AGAAGCTGATATTATTCATGACGAAAACTCAGATCCCATTGGGTATAAATTGAAAGTGTCATACTTAATAACATATCAAATAGTATCTCTTTGGTATAGTGATGTGTTGCTGTGGTCGAAAACAGGTTTTATTAGATGGCTTGctacgtatattttatatcag attacttcggaatataacataatgaatttatttatcgttgAAACACAACGGGAATCTTTTCTCTTTGATACTCCTtctaatacaaataaaaagaattcatTTAGTTATCTTGTAGATCATCTAAAAT cATCCAATATATGGCACATATTACATCAGTTGACTGCTGATGTGTTTTGGACTGCTATCTGCACATATGTTAATAGCACACa ATATAATCAAACAAATAACTTATGGAACAttatacaaattgttttacGTACGTATCCAGATAACTcaagcaaattatttataaaaaaacttatttctaATTGGACaactagaaaatattattatcctGTACTGTACGTGACCCGAAGATATGTCGATAACgagataatatttgaatatcgtAGTAACGATTTTATTGACGAGGATACAGAACATCTCTCAGCATTTGTGACATATACGACAAAATCAATCATGAACTTTGAAgacattaatgaaaataattccttATCGATAGCACCACAAGACATCAAACCATTATGGAAACAGTTTGATAAAGATGATTGGATTATAgtcaatttacaaaaaatag GATATTATCGTGTTAactataatcataaaaattggGTTAAACTTGCGCAATACATGAATTCTACGAAATATATCGACATACATGTTCTCAATCGAGCCCAAATCATAGATGATGCGTTTCACTTCCTCATACATAAACAACTTGATTATGTTACGTTTTGGGACATTTCTGCATTTTTGTCACGAGAAACGAATTATGTGGTATGGTATCCTATGTTTAAAGCTTTTGAACAAATGACTGTTATGATTTCAATTAAAGATGCTGACAACGTAATG gaaaagatggaaaaattattgagTGGAGTTCTGTATAAGATAGGATACAATGCAAAACGAAACAAAAAGGATTTTTCTGAACGTTTAAGAGCGGAAGCCATAAAATGGGCATGTATTATTGCTAACAAAGAATGCAGAGAAGTAGCCAATATGCAAATGACAAAAGATCTATATTCTGAAAGTGGCAT GCAAGCCGACCAAATTGCAACATTAATTGTCATTATTACGCATCAACATGTAAAGCAATTGAAtaag gTACTTGAATTTACAAAAgttaatttgaaagaaaagcGACTAGTTGATGCTGTtgacgcaaaaattaaaagacgaAAATCAGAGTACGCAAGAAAAAGCAGTAATTATGGGGTCCTCGGTCTATTTCGGCttagataa
- the LOC105674281 gene encoding thyrotropin-releasing hormone-degrading ectoenzyme-like isoform X1 produces MIFQKPLTNGEIMLIITIALCTAVDPELETVIHLPHSIPLIPLHYNAKIKFSYETNDIIGECNITIYINRQTENISMHPVTFAIFKIYLYKDFDSEKIYIPNYSFIHKRNMLTIDFTNMPELPKFLTPGRYTLIMAYMRHINNDKIYISAFSYSKEIPDNILNATGVDVMTAQQLFPCWDKIAFNATYKISIKHHKNYTALSNMPIQATENDKFEYDMMWTHFEKSSSIFIEHVKVVITSFTRIHTSVANVTFWARKNIRGYLHLAECIAQQVLYFLKCKSSIDKSPKIDYVAFWDGQHNTTETWGLILQREADIIHDENSDPIGYKLKVSYLITYQIVSLWYSDVLLWSKTGFIRWLATYILYQITSEYNIMNLFIVETQRESFLFDTPSNTNKKNSFSYLVDHLKSSNIWHILHQLTADVFWTAICTYVNSTQYNQTNNLWNIIQIVLRTYPDNSSKLFIKKLISNWTTRKYYYPVLYVTRRYVDNEIIFEYRSNDFIDEDTEHLSAFVTYTTKSIMNFEDINENNSLSIAPQDIKPLWKQFDKDDWIIVNLQKIGYYRVNYNHKNWVKLAQYMNSTKYIDIHVLNRAQIIDDAFHFLIHKQLDYVTFWDISAFLSRETNYVVWYPMFKAFEQMTVMISIKDADNVMEKMEKLLSGVLYKIGYNAKRNKKDFSERLRAEAIKWACIIANKECREVANMQMTKDLYSESGIFVTQSEWKAWMYCNGLVSANSTIWYDVWDKWATTPNNINFLEYLSCSEDPVVISDYLQLNLIDSFLLQHNNTRAHIILFIVARHASNDTVCDFILQNLKNNTFMFTSNTQADQIATLIVIITHQHVKQLNKVLEFTKVNLKEKRLVDAVDAKIKRRKSEYARKSSNYGVLGLFRLR; encoded by the exons atgatatttcaaaaacCTTTAACAAATGGCGAAATAATGTTAATCATTACAATAGCACTTTGCACTGCTGTCGATCCCGAGCTTGAGACTGTAATTCATTTACCGCATTCTATACCATTAATACCATTGCATTATAAtgccaaaataaaatttagttacgaaacaaatgacattattggtgaatgtaatataactatatatattaatcgtCAAACGGAAAATATATCTATGCATCCAGTGACCTTcgctatatttaaaatttatttgtataaagaCTTTGAtagtgaaaaaatttatattccaaattattcatttattcataaacGGAACATGCTTACGATTGATTTTACCAATATGCCAGAATTAccaaaatttttaacaccTGGAAGGTATACTCTAATAATGGCGTATATGCGTCACATAAATAATGACAAGATATACATCTCTGCATTTTCATACTCTAAGGAAATTCCGGATAATAT ATTAAATGCGACAGGTGTTGATGTAATGACTGCTCAACAACTATTCCCATGCTGGGACAAGATAGCATTTAATGCCACctataaaatttccattaagcatcataaaaattacacagcTTTGTCAAATATGCCTATACAAGCAACAGAAAATGACAAATTTGAATATGACATGATGTGGacacattttgaaaaatcatcttcaatatttatcgaaCATGTAAAGGTTGTAATAACTTCATTCACTAGAATTCATACTTCGGTTGCAAACGTCACATTTTGGGCTAGAAAAAACATTAGAGGCTATTTACATTTAGCGGAATGTATTGCCCAACAAGTACTATACtttttgaaatgtaaaagtagTATAGACAAATCACCAAAAATAGACTATGTTGCATTCTGGGATGGTCAACACAATACCACTGAGACATGGGGACTAATTTTACAAAG AGAAGCTGATATTATTCATGACGAAAACTCAGATCCCATTGGGTATAAATTGAAAGTGTCATACTTAATAACATATCAAATAGTATCTCTTTGGTATAGTGATGTGTTGCTGTGGTCGAAAACAGGTTTTATTAGATGGCTTGctacgtatattttatatcag attacttcggaatataacataatgaatttatttatcgttgAAACACAACGGGAATCTTTTCTCTTTGATACTCCTtctaatacaaataaaaagaattcatTTAGTTATCTTGTAGATCATCTAAAAT cATCCAATATATGGCACATATTACATCAGTTGACTGCTGATGTGTTTTGGACTGCTATCTGCACATATGTTAATAGCACACa ATATAATCAAACAAATAACTTATGGAACAttatacaaattgttttacGTACGTATCCAGATAACTcaagcaaattatttataaaaaaacttatttctaATTGGACaactagaaaatattattatcctGTACTGTACGTGACCCGAAGATATGTCGATAACgagataatatttgaatatcgtAGTAACGATTTTATTGACGAGGATACAGAACATCTCTCAGCATTTGTGACATATACGACAAAATCAATCATGAACTTTGAAgacattaatgaaaataattccttATCGATAGCACCACAAGACATCAAACCATTATGGAAACAGTTTGATAAAGATGATTGGATTATAgtcaatttacaaaaaatag GATATTATCGTGTTAactataatcataaaaattggGTTAAACTTGCGCAATACATGAATTCTACGAAATATATCGACATACATGTTCTCAATCGAGCCCAAATCATAGATGATGCGTTTCACTTCCTCATACATAAACAACTTGATTATGTTACGTTTTGGGACATTTCTGCATTTTTGTCACGAGAAACGAATTATGTGGTATGGTATCCTATGTTTAAAGCTTTTGAACAAATGACTGTTATGATTTCAATTAAAGATGCTGACAACGTAATG gaaaagatggaaaaattattgagTGGAGTTCTGTATAAGATAGGATACAATGCAAAACGAAACAAAAAGGATTTTTCTGAACGTTTAAGAGCGGAAGCCATAAAATGGGCATGTATTATTGCTAACAAAGAATGCAGAGAAGTAGCCAATATGCAAATGACAAAAGATCTATATTCTGAAAGTGGCAT TTTTGTAACGCAATCAGAATGGAAAGCATGGATGTATTGTAATGGTTTGGTGTCAGCGAACAGCACCATTTGGTATGACGTATGGGACAAATGGGCAACAACacctaataatataaattttttagaatatttaagtTGCAGTGAAGATCCTGTAGTCATTTCTGATTATTTGCAGCTGAATTTGATCGatagttttttattacaacacaACAATACACGTGCTcacataattctttttatcgtTGCGCGGCATGCAAGCAACGATACAGTTTgcgattttatattgcaaaatctcaaaaataatacatttatgttTACTTCCaacac GCAAGCCGACCAAATTGCAACATTAATTGTCATTATTACGCATCAACATGTAAAGCAATTGAAtaag gTACTTGAATTTACAAAAgttaatttgaaagaaaagcGACTAGTTGATGCTGTtgacgcaaaaattaaaagacgaAAATCAGAGTACGCAAGAAAAAGCAGTAATTATGGGGTCCTCGGTCTATTTCGGCttagataa